In Planctomycetaceae bacterium, the following are encoded in one genomic region:
- a CDS encoding DUF6807 family protein, with translation MRTDTPVKTASGTFRPPIPFGSRRGSADSSRRHQPAVVAVFFSLLSAIAGATPADCNEAVEPRFSVTMDSDGILVQENDRPVLRYQTAVQSKDGRWPRNNYVHPVYDLDGNVITEDFPVDHGHHRGIFWAWHQVLVDGKPMGDSWVCEDFEWDLESRAAKLDHDKVTLSAAVLWKSPALVDDDGRQVPFVREATTITVHAQKDERRFVDFRITLQPLFDDVQIGGSPDEKGYGGFSPRIRLSDRTTFVGPAGEVEPQITSIEAGPWMDIASDQGGVTMVSHSGNPGFPEPWILRRESSMQNAAWPGREPVRLSKDHPPTLRYRLVIHRGPASYEQLRNGTKISKN, from the coding sequence ATGCGAACCGACACCCCGGTGAAAACGGCGTCCGGCACTTTTCGACCGCCGATTCCGTTCGGCTCACGACGCGGATCAGCGGATTCCTCGCGCCGGCATCAGCCCGCTGTCGTTGCCGTATTTTTCAGCCTGTTATCAGCCATCGCGGGAGCGACTCCGGCGGACTGTAACGAAGCGGTGGAACCACGGTTTTCCGTCACGATGGATTCGGACGGCATTCTGGTTCAGGAAAACGACCGACCCGTCCTGCGCTATCAGACAGCCGTCCAATCGAAGGACGGTCGGTGGCCGCGCAATAACTATGTGCATCCCGTGTACGATCTTGACGGCAACGTCATTACCGAAGATTTCCCGGTAGACCACGGTCACCATCGCGGCATTTTCTGGGCCTGGCACCAGGTGCTGGTCGACGGCAAACCGATGGGAGATTCGTGGGTTTGCGAAGACTTCGAGTGGGATCTGGAATCGCGCGCCGCGAAGCTCGATCACGACAAGGTCACGCTGTCAGCCGCCGTTCTGTGGAAGTCACCGGCGCTGGTTGACGACGACGGCCGGCAGGTTCCCTTCGTGCGTGAAGCGACCACGATCACTGTCCATGCTCAGAAGGACGAACGGCGATTTGTCGACTTCCGCATTACCCTGCAGCCGCTGTTCGACGACGTGCAGATCGGCGGGTCGCCGGACGAAAAGGGCTACGGCGGCTTTTCGCCCCGCATCCGGTTGTCGGACCGTACAACGTTTGTCGGCCCCGCCGGCGAAGTCGAACCGCAAATCACGTCGATTGAAGCCGGCCCGTGGATGGACATCGCCAGCGACCAGGGAGGTGTCACGATGGTCTCACATTCCGGCAATCCGGGATTTCCGGAACCGTGGATTCTTCGTCGCGAGTCAAGCATGCAGAACGCAGCGTGGCCCGGTCGCGAACCCGTGCGGCTGTCGAAGGACCACCCGCCGACTCTGCGTTATCGCCTGGTGATTCATCGCGGTCCGGCAAGTTACGAACAGCTGCGTAATGGCACGAAGATTTCGAAAAACTGA
- a CDS encoding DUF456 domain-containing protein translates to MIYWIAATILTLVNAVGVSINLLMLPGNWLMVLSLCVFLLVAGQPDGGPDWSTLLVVILMASVGEVLEAFTGSVKAARLGASRRAMLLSFILSIGGSVAGTFLIPIPVIGTALGAVLGAAVDAFRERGWEKPGRHRHRTAFPDRPPDDRSHDRTVRQAGSRCCNLHLSAHQSLAVSTARPSPEHRFACSTSPGRLRLGEVDAPHAQFPMHPPGRRPSGGVEQRSKFGEGTTR, encoded by the coding sequence ATGATTTACTGGATTGCCGCAACGATTCTGACGCTGGTCAATGCCGTCGGCGTATCGATTAACCTGCTGATGCTGCCCGGCAACTGGCTGATGGTTCTGTCGCTGTGCGTGTTCCTGCTGGTGGCCGGCCAGCCTGACGGCGGCCCCGACTGGAGCACACTGCTGGTCGTCATCTTGATGGCGAGTGTCGGTGAAGTTCTGGAAGCGTTTACCGGTTCCGTTAAAGCCGCAAGGCTCGGAGCAAGCCGGCGAGCCATGCTGCTGTCGTTCATTCTGTCGATCGGCGGCAGCGTGGCGGGAACGTTTCTGATTCCGATTCCGGTGATCGGCACGGCTCTGGGAGCAGTGCTGGGAGCCGCAGTCGATGCGTTTCGGGAGCGTGGCTGGGAGAAGCCTGGAAGGCACCGCCATCGAACAGCGTTCCCAGATCGGCCGCCCGATGACCGGTCGCATGATCGGACTGTTCGCCAAGCTGGCAGTCGGTGTTGCAATCTTCACCTTTCAGCTCATCAGTCTCTGGCTGTAAGCACCGCTCGGCCCTCTCCCGAGCATCGCTTCGCGTGCTCGACCTCTCCCGGACGGCTTCGCCTGGGAGAGGTGGACGCGCCGCACGCGCAGTTTCCTATGCACCCTCCCGGCCGAAGGCCATCAGGAGGGGTCGAACAGCGAAGCAAGTTCGGGGAGGGCACGACGCGTTGA
- the mgtE gene encoding magnesium transporter, which yields MPDAYSSLILPDVRVMVQENDRHGLTELCQFLHPAVVASILEELEPREVWTVLDHADLRLRVEIFEYIALKRQQELVEQLDRRRLSELLEEMSADDRVDLLSRMPQERVEDLLPLIAQAERNDIRRLLSYPDHSAGSIMTTEYASLPADITVREALQRLRQQAPNSETIYYVYILNDKRRLLGLISLRELILAKPDAVLSDIMQPDTIRMRVDEDREHVAQEVARYNFIAMPIVDSDDRLVGIVTHDDALDVVQEEATEDAYRQGAVEPLRDDYADTPLPVILWKRGIWLLLLSFVALMTAGVLKYYEHVTSPEGSRAADAPPGLTATLIVLFLPLVMASGGNAGAQSATLFIRMFALQPSDTAVPGTEFRVDRRLTLRELTVALLLGSGLGIVDFLFVWMMPGYGLTLRQATVVGFTVMLIVLLGTIAGTMLPVLLRRLGFDPAIMSNPLIAAIVDVLGVVIFYEIAMFLL from the coding sequence ATGCCGGACGCCTATAGTTCGCTGATTCTTCCTGACGTGCGGGTCATGGTGCAGGAAAACGATCGACACGGCCTGACGGAACTCTGCCAGTTTCTGCATCCGGCCGTTGTCGCTTCGATCCTGGAAGAACTCGAACCACGAGAAGTCTGGACCGTCCTGGATCACGCCGACCTGCGGTTGCGGGTCGAAATCTTCGAATACATCGCTCTGAAGCGACAGCAGGAGCTTGTCGAACAGCTTGATCGCCGCCGGCTGTCGGAGTTGCTGGAGGAAATGTCGGCCGACGACCGCGTCGACCTGCTTTCGCGAATGCCGCAGGAACGTGTCGAAGATCTGCTGCCGCTGATCGCTCAGGCGGAACGCAACGACATTCGCCGGCTGCTGTCGTATCCCGATCACAGCGCCGGCTCCATCATGACGACGGAATACGCGTCGCTGCCGGCCGATATTACCGTCCGCGAAGCTCTGCAGCGGTTGCGCCAGCAGGCCCCGAACAGCGAAACCATCTATTACGTCTATATTCTGAACGACAAGCGGCGACTGCTGGGACTGATCTCCCTGCGGGAACTGATTCTGGCCAAGCCGGACGCGGTGCTCAGCGACATCATGCAGCCCGATACGATCCGCATGCGAGTGGACGAGGATCGGGAACACGTGGCTCAGGAAGTCGCCCGCTACAACTTCATCGCCATGCCCATCGTCGATTCCGACGACCGGCTGGTCGGCATTGTGACTCACGACGACGCACTGGACGTTGTGCAGGAAGAAGCCACCGAAGACGCCTATCGTCAGGGAGCTGTCGAGCCGCTGCGCGACGACTACGCAGACACGCCGCTGCCCGTGATCCTGTGGAAGCGGGGAATCTGGCTGCTGCTGCTGTCATTCGTCGCGCTGATGACGGCGGGTGTTCTGAAATACTACGAACACGTGACAAGCCCCGAAGGAAGCCGAGCCGCGGACGCTCCGCCCGGCCTGACAGCCACTCTGATCGTCCTGTTTCTGCCGCTGGTCATGGCCAGCGGAGGCAACGCGGGTGCTCAGTCCGCCACGCTGTTCATTCGCATGTTCGCCCTGCAGCCGTCCGACACTGCCGTACCGGGTACTGAATTTCGCGTCGACCGCCGGCTGACACTTCGCGAACTGACCGTTGCCCTGCTGCTGGGCAGCGGTTTGGGAATCGTCGACTTTCTGTTCGTCTGGATGATGCCCGGCTATGGACTGACGCTGCGACAGGCGACAGTCGTCGGCTTCACCGTGATGCTGATCGTGTTGCTGGGAACAATCGCGGGAACAATGCTGCCTGTGCTGCTGCGAAGACTGGGCTTCGATCCGGCGATCATGTCCAACCCACTGATTGCGGCGATTGTCGATGTGCTGGGAGTGGTCATCTTCTACGAAATCGCCATGTTCCTGCTGTAA